In Elaeis guineensis isolate ETL-2024a chromosome 1, EG11, whole genome shotgun sequence, a genomic segment contains:
- the LOC109505497 gene encoding uncharacterized protein: MIIGFCKSVHTLLGFPDPGERRTPPVAPPPPTLSRCRSISSRDGEGLRIIAGETAKPANLVEKMGSGRPPAKPDPGARGLHECCYDDGLGLCTESLGSESCCDGSVMAGEKEPAVELEESSSGTDEAEAGRRSRRGRSRGRREERVFPPPLSWLVGNGGRRSKYLVPERKDGRLVIKLKTFDWPEIFATTREDGRLLLHLIEPETEGEEEGEAEAEVAPSAEEEDGDRGETWEWRMGEIEGVRRCQGSVSSHEVLPPWWNQQFVTTA; the protein is encoded by the coding sequence ATGATCATAGGCTTTTGTAAGAGCGTACATACCTTGCTAGGGTTTCCGGATCCAGGGGAACGCCGGACCCCGCCGGTGGCTCCGCCGCCGCCGACCCTGTCGCGGTGCCGGAGTATTTCATCGCGCGACGGCGAGGGGCTGAGGATCATTGCCGGGGAGACGGCGAAGCCGGCGAACCTGGTGGAGAAGATGGGCTCAGGGAGGCCGCCGGCGAAGCCCGATCCCGGCGCCCGGGGCCTCCACGAGTGCTGCTACGACGACGGCCTCGGGCTCTGCACCGAGAGTCTCGGGTCCGAGAGCTGCTGCGACGGCAGCGTGATGGCGGGGGAAAAGGAGCCGGCGGTGGAGCTGGAGGAGAGCTCTTCCGGCACCGATGAGGCGGAGGCGGGCCGGAGATCCAGGAGGGGGAGATCCAGGGGGCGGAGGGAGGAGAGGGTGTTCCCACCGCCGCTGAGTTGGCTAGTCGGGAATGGGGGGCGGCGGAGCAAATATCTGGTGCCGGAGAGGAAGGACGGACGGCTGGTGATCAAGTTGAAGACCTTCGATTGGCCAGAGATCTTCGCCACCACGCGCGAGGACGGGCGGCTCTTGTTGCATCTGATCGAACCCGAGACAGAGggagaggaggaaggggaggcGGAGGCGGAGGTGGCGCCATCGGCGGAGGAGGAGGACGGTGATAGGGGGGAGACGTGGGAGTGGAGGATGGGGGAAATAGAGGGAGTACGGCGGTGCCAAGGGTCGGTGAGCAGTCACGAGGTTCTGCCGCCGTGGTGGAATCAGCAGTTCGTGACGACGGCGTGA